Below is a window of Hippea jasoniae DNA.
ATCCGGTATGTAGTTTTCATATGCAGCAACAACCGAGACATTATCAAGCTCATCATAAATAGGATTGTGCTTTTTAGCCGTCACAACAAGCACATTGGATTTATCTTTCAAAAATTCTATCAGATTATCAGAGTAATGCTCCTTGGGCACATAATCCAGTCTAAAACCCTTGCTCATCAGGGCAAATGCTGTTGAATCACCAATTGCTGCAAGTCTTTTGTTGCAAAAAAACCTTACAGAAACCCTCTTAAAGAAAAACTCAACAGCCCTTTTGCTTGTAAACACAACCCATTCATAGTTACTATCAAGCATAAAATCAACGCTTCTGAAGGCTAAAGAATACACAGGATAGATATCAAAAACCTCGTCGAATTTTTCTGTATATTTTATCAAATCTTCTTTGTTTGCACTAAAAAGCACACTGCCTTTTTTGGATGGTTTTTTATGATAACCAAAAACGATATCTCCGTCATTTGCATGTTTTAAAAGATACTTGCTATTTTTCTCAATCTTTTCACACTTAAGCAAAAAACGCCTATCAAAATTATCCTCAAACCAGATAGGCTCATTAATAAAGGGAAAAAATTTCAACGGTAGATTTCTATCAACAGCAATAATCATTGTTTTATCCTCTTTAAAACCTCATCAACAACTTTTGAGAGCACAAATATCGGGCTTCTGTCACACAGACTGAACCTGATGAGTCGTTTTAGGTTATCTACAAACCCATAACTTACCCGCATACAAAACTCACCGTCTTTATTAAAATACGCATAAGCCCCAATAGGATAGTTGCACGATGCGTTTAGCTGGACAACAAAGGAGCGTTCCGCCTCAATACAGACCCGCGTTTCTTCATCCTCTAATTTTTTTAAATCATCTTTAAATGGACTATCCCTTAAAAACTCCACAGCTATCACACCCTGACCTGCTGCAGGCACAACAACATCAAGGTCGTACATATAATATTCATCGTACAACCCTAACCTCATAAGGCCGCTTTTTGATACAACTATGCCATCAACCACGCCGCTTTTTAGCTTTTTTAGCCTTGTGTCAAGATTACCCCTTAAAGGCATAAATTCTATATCATCCCTGAGCCTTAAAAGCTCTGCCTGCCTTCTTAAAGATGATGTGCCGATTTTGGCATGTTTCTCAAGCTCAAAGATATTACCCTTAAAACTAACAAATGTATCTACATGATAATCCCTTTTAAGCACAACAAACTCAAAGGTTTTATCTTCAAATACACTCATATCCTTTAAGCTATGAACGGCTATATCTATCTGCCCATCTATTAAAGCTTTTTCAAGTTCTTTAATAAACAAACCTTTGCCACCGAATTCATAGAGCGGTTTATCGATTTTATCACCCTGCGTTTTAATAGGAACAATCGTTGAGTCAATACCCAGACTTTTTAGTTGTTTTGCAACAAACTCAGCCTGCCAGAGGGCAAGTTTGGATGAGCGTGAGCCAATCTTTAGTTGTTGGCTGAAAAGAAACATTTTACATCCTCTTTTGACTTACTGATATTAAAAATCCTGCGCAACAGCTCAATATACATATCCCCTTCTGGGTGGTTGATAAAATCCTTAATTCTAACAGTGGGCTCATGCAAAACCTTATTCAAAATAGAGCGGGTGAGTTTATCCACTCCATCAAGCAGTTCATCATCCAATTTTCCGTTATACATCTTTTTAAATTTGTAAATCTCCAAACTCCTGATTCTTTCTGCATCCATTCTTATCTTTTTTATAACATCATCGTAGTTGAGCGATTCTACATATTTCACATACTCCTGCAGCTCATCCTTTATGATCTTTTTGGCTCTCTCTGCCTGATTTTTTCTGTAATTTAAAGACTGCTCAACAATATCCTTTAAATCATCTATAAAAATAACCTTCACATTGTTCATATTACTAATCGACTTTTCCGTATCAGGCGGTATGGCCATATCAATGATGATTAGATTTTTATGTGGTAATAAATCCTTTGTAATAATCGGCTGCATCGATGATGTAGCAGAGATTATGATATCTGCATCTTTTAAAGCCTCTTTTAGCCCATTAAGAGAAAACACTCTGGCATTGTAAGTTTTGGCTATTTCCTCAACTTTTTCAGGGGTTCTGTTAACCATGGCTGTGATTTTTGCCCCTGCTTTTGCAAAATACTCAACTGTTAAAACGTTCATCTCTGATGAGCCTATACTTACAACATTTTTATTCTCAATATCTACAATTTCGCGTGTTTTTAGAAAAGCGGCATACGGTAGGCTGATAGCCCCTTTTGCGATATCCGTTTTTGTTTTAACAACCTTTGCTGCATGGAATGCCCTTCGCATGATTCTGTTTATCGTTGCACCGCTTGTATAAAACTCAACAGACCACTTATAAGCCTCCTTTAGCTGGCCTAAAATCTGCGGCTCACCTATA
It encodes the following:
- a CDS encoding uroporphyrinogen-III synthase yields the protein MIIAVDRNLPLKFFPFINEPIWFEDNFDRRFLLKCEKIEKNSKYLLKHANDGDIVFGYHKKPSKKGSVLFSANKEDLIKYTEKFDEVFDIYPVYSLAFRSVDFMLDSNYEWVVFTSKRAVEFFFKRVSVRFFCNKRLAAIGDSTAFALMSKGFRLDYVPKEHYSDNLIEFLKDKSNVLVVTAKKHNPIYDELDNVSVVAAYENYIPDEIQYFTYPDKTFDFGLFSSPSAFWHIKEACSSYEFAKRIKTIVAIGKTTKRYIESCGFEALMAEDTSIEAMFELILKGV
- the hemC gene encoding hydroxymethylbilane synthase — translated: MFLFSQQLKIGSRSSKLALWQAEFVAKQLKSLGIDSTIVPIKTQGDKIDKPLYEFGGKGLFIKELEKALIDGQIDIAVHSLKDMSVFEDKTFEFVVLKRDYHVDTFVSFKGNIFELEKHAKIGTSSLRRQAELLRLRDDIEFMPLRGNLDTRLKKLKSGVVDGIVVSKSGLMRLGLYDEYYMYDLDVVVPAAGQGVIAVEFLRDSPFKDDLKKLEDEETRVCIEAERSFVVQLNASCNYPIGAYAYFNKDGEFCMRVSYGFVDNLKRLIRFSLCDRSPIFVLSKVVDEVLKRIKQ
- the hemA gene encoding glutamyl-tRNA reductase, with translation MISLIGTNHKNSPSFVREKLAFDNNHLDRYLLELKNRLLLDEVMILSTCNRVEVLFVAKEDKDDSAIEYLSRHSSIQIDELKKYLYIKHDLDAVEHIFEVASSLDSMVIGEPQILGQLKEAYKWSVEFYTSGATINRIMRRAFHAAKVVKTKTDIAKGAISLPYAAFLKTREIVDIENKNVVSIGSSEMNVLTVEYFAKAGAKITAMVNRTPEKVEEIAKTYNARVFSLNGLKEALKDADIIISATSSMQPIITKDLLPHKNLIIIDMAIPPDTEKSISNMNNVKVIFIDDLKDIVEQSLNYRKNQAERAKKIIKDELQEYVKYVESLNYDDVIKKIRMDAERIRSLEIYKFKKMYNGKLDDELLDGVDKLTRSILNKVLHEPTVRIKDFINHPEGDMYIELLRRIFNISKSKEDVKCFFSANN